The Cellulomonas sp. S1-8 genome has a window encoding:
- a CDS encoding RICIN domain-containing protein yields MHRTVRRLLLAVTLSLALAGGVVAASAPASAESNGGTRVMPLGDSITDGVGMGGGGYRVGLWQRLAQGGYTTDFVGSGFNGPASLWDHDHEGHSGWRIDQIDANIVNWVRTYQPRTVLLHIGTNDISQNRDLANAPNRLAGVIDKITSTSPQTDVFVATLIPVSYANSQVQTFNAAIPGIVSSRANAGKKVHLVDMNRAVPLSDMPDGVHPNAAGYDKMAAAWFNALRNVPGSIGNPSGGGTPTPTPTPTVTPTPNPGTGAVDTSAWYTLVNRNSGKAIDVYNLSTADGARITQWSRNNGNQQQWQFVSAGNGYYQVKSRLSGKLLDVSGRSTADGAAIHQWSNHGGTNQQFSIQTVDGYVQLINRNSGKAVEVQGASTADGGNIVQYTDWNGTNQQWQLVKVG; encoded by the coding sequence ATGCACCGAACCGTCCGACGGCTGCTGCTCGCCGTCACGCTCAGCCTCGCACTGGCCGGAGGGGTCGTGGCTGCGTCCGCGCCCGCCTCCGCCGAGAGCAACGGGGGCACCCGCGTGATGCCTCTGGGCGACTCGATCACGGACGGCGTCGGCATGGGGGGCGGCGGCTACCGCGTCGGCCTCTGGCAGCGCCTCGCCCAAGGCGGCTACACCACGGACTTCGTGGGATCGGGCTTCAACGGGCCGGCCAGCCTGTGGGACCACGACCACGAGGGCCACTCCGGCTGGAGGATCGACCAGATCGACGCCAACATCGTCAACTGGGTGCGCACCTACCAGCCGCGCACCGTGCTGCTGCACATCGGCACCAACGACATCAGCCAGAACCGCGACCTGGCGAACGCACCGAACCGACTCGCGGGGGTCATCGACAAGATCACCAGCACGTCCCCGCAGACCGACGTGTTCGTCGCGACCCTCATCCCGGTCTCGTACGCGAACTCGCAGGTGCAGACCTTCAACGCCGCCATCCCCGGCATCGTCTCGAGCAGGGCCAACGCCGGCAAGAAGGTGCACCTGGTCGACATGAACCGGGCCGTCCCCCTCTCCGACATGCCCGACGGCGTGCACCCCAACGCGGCGGGCTACGACAAGATGGCGGCCGCCTGGTTCAACGCGCTGCGCAACGTGCCGGGGAGCATCGGCAACCCGTCGGGCGGCGGCACCCCCACCCCGACCCCGACCCCGACCGTCACCCCGACCCCCAACCCGGGCACCGGCGCGGTAGACACCTCGGCCTGGTACACGCTCGTCAACCGCAACAGCGGCAAGGCCATCGACGTGTACAACCTGTCCACCGCGGACGGCGCGCGCATCACCCAGTGGTCCCGCAACAACGGCAACCAGCAGCAGTGGCAGTTCGTCAGCGCCGGCAACGGCTACTACCAGGTGAAGTCGCGGCTGTCCGGCAAGCTCCTCGACGTGTCCGGGCGGTCCACCGCCGACGGTGCGGCGATCCACCAGTGGAGCAACCACGGCGGCACCAACCAGCAGTTCAGCATCCAGACGGTCGACGGGTACGTCCAGCTGATCAACCGCAACAGCGGCAAGGCCGTCGAGGTGCAGGGCGCCTCCACCGCCGACGGCGGGAACATCGTCCAGTACACCGACTGGAACGGCACCAACCAGCAGTGGCAGCTGGTGAAGGTGGGCTGA
- a CDS encoding fasciclin domain-containing protein, with translation MRIRRLAASLAATALAGGAVVGLAPAASAAGTTSLASVLAADGAGFDRNWYDYDIVDNAVTAVLAAKPGSPVAVLADGTVPLTAFLPNDRAFQVLTHDLTHRWYGSEEKVFGALAEAVGIDAIEQVLLYHVVPGATIDSATALASDGAALTTAQGGTFTVDVLSKRIPLVVLRDADRNDVNPLLVRSQLDINVGNAQIAHGISFVLRPLDL, from the coding sequence ATGAGGATCCGCCGTCTCGCAGCATCCCTGGCCGCCACCGCCCTCGCCGGCGGTGCGGTCGTCGGGCTCGCACCCGCCGCGTCCGCCGCCGGCACCACCAGCCTCGCCTCGGTGCTCGCCGCCGACGGCGCGGGGTTCGACCGCAACTGGTACGACTACGACATCGTCGACAACGCAGTGACTGCCGTGCTCGCCGCCAAGCCCGGCAGCCCGGTCGCCGTGCTCGCGGACGGCACGGTCCCGCTCACCGCGTTCCTGCCGAACGACCGCGCGTTCCAGGTGCTCACGCACGACCTGACGCACCGCTGGTACGGCTCGGAGGAGAAGGTGTTCGGGGCCCTCGCGGAGGCGGTGGGGATCGACGCGATCGAGCAGGTGCTGCTGTACCACGTCGTCCCCGGCGCCACGATCGACTCCGCCACCGCGCTGGCGTCCGACGGGGCCGCGCTGACCACCGCCCAGGGCGGCACCTTCACGGTCGACGTCCTGTCGAAGCGGATCCCGCTCGTCGTGCTGCGCGACGCCGACCGGAACGACGTGAACCCGCTGCTGGTGCGCAGCCAGCTCGACATCAACGTCGGCAACGCGCAGATCGCGCACGGGATCTCGTTCGTCCTGCGTCCGCTCGACCTGTGA
- a CDS encoding HAD family hydrolase, with translation MVSALIVDLDGVLRLWGAELATQTEQRHGLAIGSIHAAAFDPVLLHPALTGQVSDEEWRAQVAQRLSVEHGVDASGAVAEWSRPCGRVDPAVLDLLRQQRQQRLVAVLTNATTRLHADLASLGLASEVDAIFSSAELGVAKPHPDVFRRTCASLGVALASCAFVDDSPENVHAAIALGMSGHLYRTPQDLSAFLDGLPSASAC, from the coding sequence ATGGTGAGCGCGCTGATCGTGGATCTGGACGGCGTGTTGCGGCTCTGGGGGGCGGAGCTGGCCACGCAGACGGAGCAGCGGCACGGACTCGCCATCGGCTCCATCCACGCGGCGGCGTTCGACCCGGTCCTGCTCCACCCCGCCCTCACCGGGCAGGTCAGCGATGAGGAGTGGCGCGCACAGGTCGCCCAGCGGTTGAGCGTCGAGCACGGCGTCGACGCATCCGGTGCCGTCGCGGAGTGGTCCCGGCCATGCGGACGAGTCGACCCCGCGGTGCTCGACCTGCTGCGCCAGCAACGGCAGCAGCGGCTGGTCGCAGTGCTGACGAACGCCACCACCCGACTGCACGCTGACCTGGCTTCACTGGGACTTGCCTCAGAGGTCGACGCGATCTTCTCCAGCGCCGAGCTGGGCGTCGCCAAGCCCCATCCCGACGTCTTCAGGCGCACCTGCGCCAGCCTGGGCGTGGCGCTGGCGAGCTGTGCCTTCGTCGATGACAGCCCTGAGAACGTGCACGCCGCGATCGCGCTGGGCATGAGCGGACACCTGTACCGCACTCCGCAGGACCTCAGCGCATTCCTCGACGGCCTCCCCTCGGCATCTGCTTGCTGA